The Methanomassiliicoccales archaeon nucleotide sequence CCAGATAAAGGCCATCTCCCAGAGAACCGGAGTGGCGATCAGAGGACCAATACCATTACCAACCAAGCATCTGAGGGTTCCAGTGCGCAAATCCCCTNNNNNNNNNNGTATACACAAGCGATTGATCGACTTGGACGCTGATGAAAGGGCGTTGCGCCAGCTTATGCGCATCCAAGTTCCC carries:
- a CDS encoding 30S ribosomal protein S10, with product MAQRARISLSGTDPKKVDSVCGQIKAISQRTGVAIRGPIPLPTKHLRVPVRKSP
- a CDS encoding 30S ribosomal protein S10, coding for IHKRLIDLDADERALRQLMRIQVPDGVNIEIVLRS